In the Candidatus Electrothrix sp. GW3-4 genome, one interval contains:
- a CDS encoding SpvB/TcaC N-terminal domain-containing protein has product MSENKIPESGTQEGESKQEKNPMAAPAIGLPKGGGAIKGMGEKFAANPVTGTGSMSVPLALSPGRAGFGPQLSLSYDSGSGNGPFGFGWSLSLPAITRKTDKGLPQYNDATESDVFILSGAEDLVPVLNSNGEPWSETHPVGDISYLVRRYRPRIEGLFARIERWEGQDSPDDVHWRSISKDNILTIYGPDSKSRIHDSADPGRIFSWLIAETRDDKGNAVIYKYKAEDSKAVDLSQTHERNRDDDSRGVNRYLKRILYGNPKPLLDEKGKRPLFLTADQREKDDWMFEAVFDYGEHDPINPTPGEGESNPWFCRPDPFSSYRAGFEVRTYRLCQRVLMFHHFPDEDGVGANCLVRSTDFTYRYETEAGKNSPANPIYSFLVSVTQSGYQRKEDGGYLKKSLPPLEFEYSRPIVQKTVEEVDPTSLENLPIGVDGAAYQWTDLHGEGIPGILSEQAGAWFYKRNLSPMSKEYRKRFRSTEEKPVLFSPLEQVAVKPNLSLVSGAQFMDLAGDGQQDLVLLDDPAPGLYEHDQEEGWNAFRPFTSRLNRSSRDPNLRFVDLDGDGHADILITEDDALVWYPSLGEEGFGPARQVAKALDEEKGPQLVFADGTESIYLADLSGDGLTDLARIRNSEVCYWPNLGHGRFGAKVTMDNAPLFDHPDQFNQQRIRLADIDGSGTTDIIYLHAEGVRLYFNQSGNSWSKPQQLAVFPPTDNLSAVNVTDLLGNGTACLVWSSPLPGASGRQMRYVNLMGGQKPHLMIRTINNMGAETRVEYAPSTKFYLQDKLDGRPWITKLPFPVHVVERVETLDRISGNRFASSYAYHHGDFDGVEREFRGFGMVEQWDTEEFGGLLEDGTAATNHDPAFQMPQVHTKTWFHTGTWLERDRISQQYAREYYGAPQPGTADYEIRLADFMAEELLPDTVLPPGLSVEEAREACRSLKGAMLRQEVYALDGSDKEEHPYTVTEQNFTIRLLQGRGDNPHGVFFTHPREAISFHYERDLADPRISHALTLEVDEYGNVLKEAAVGYGRRQSPLAESTDREKQEQRFITYTENRVTKAIKETDTYRTPLPCQTLTFELTGYHPTGPAGRYQAADFVEPDPAKPGCLLHIFTDEVAYQEKATVNPCRRPIEQVRTLYRPDDCGAVDNDPQALLPFGTVEPLALPGESYKLAFTSEHLNQVFQRPYAQELPAGESAEELLPTGLAELLRADNLVPPAAEAINGKGGYVDLDNDGRWWIPTGRVFFSPAPNADPAAELAAASQSFFTPVRHRDPFGYGTIVEFDHWLLPCRTEDALGNTAQAENDFRVLQPWRMTDPNGNRTALAFDTLGMVVATAVMGKEGETDPANIGDSLEKPTTRMEYELFAWMNHQKPNFVRTLSREQHNTEDTPWQEAYLYSDGFGRELQTKIQAEPGLAPKREPQNPAIPYTPGVLEWNEADDEPIQEHTESRWVGTGRIVYNNKGKPVKQYEPFFSSTHLYEDEPEMTDTGVTPVLFYDPLGRVIATLHPNHTYEKVVFDPWQQVSYDVNDTVAPSEVVPLEQTGDPRTDMDISGYVAEYFNALLIDPAESWQTWYEQRINGALGSEEKKRQNRRRPMPTPRPQPILTAWADPFSPLPITGLSARIIRITARKIFRKPESSWTLRATSGPVEDAKGRIVMRYAYDMLGTVIQQASMEAGERWVLNDIGGNPIRTWDSRGFSHRMEYDALRRPVAHYVKDNDQPERQVEKTIYGDTPYDGTSDTLEQPELSNHRGQAYKVFDNAGVVTSEGYDFKGNLVRSSRQLRENYTDTADWQQPDLEEEIFRSRSWYDALNRPVQLIAPHSNQGDEIKFDIIQPGYNEANLLERVDVWSQQTVEPDRLLDPKKDIEGLHPAVKNIDYDAKGQRQRIEYGNGAITLYQYDEETYRLIRLLTTRGQEEADPCQPTYDPRTCEDFPEVCSRLAANRCVLQDLRYTYDPAGNITRIEDQAQQRIFFRNQCVDPTSTYTYDALYRLIEAKGREHLGTVGNPSAWNDPGRTGLPLPSDCGAMRNYTERYIYDEVGNFEHFIHKALGGDWQRDYHYEVDSLLAGESKVSNRLSKTILHPNGDAPRTSLYNYDEHGNMDMPHLESMEWDHNDQLAVSVRQDKNNGGTPETTYYVYDASGQRVRKVTERQAGPDDKSVNKKERIYLGGFEVYREYKGGSTTPTKERQSLHVMDDKQRIALVETKTAGPAENGDPLHTPLVRYQLGNHLGSASLELDGKGALISYEEYHPYGTTAFQLHSSEVSRKRYRYTGMERDEETGLNYHSARYYALWLGRWCSCDPEYLIDGANLYLYCQVNPVIKNDLEGKSGRSPLTSFEKSWFMHIAIPFLSVKSHGNRAVSLRRRILLLARAREESLGHSQVIKSGEIFYKKPEGYNIFNIQVSSSTEIGVGSQGIKPRWRMEWLPLREEVTAEKEKELIATDPRHYQYNEKGELRQYRRIRTNIPLYSSIQEATRVQLEYLKERYPGAYSALVNSNETDLAFYNGLKGYGTNKHFQTGQALMQHEASIVKRIYEIIALYVAERTPELERELKSEIDRYNYAVQQLSEHQANKEENADPELLCNEDEIAFLTSEVEESTKRIAQLKTEERVLQELSTLANQNQKP; this is encoded by the coding sequence ATGTCGGAGAATAAGATTCCAGAGAGTGGGACGCAGGAAGGAGAAAGCAAGCAAGAGAAAAATCCTATGGCCGCTCCGGCCATTGGTCTGCCCAAAGGTGGCGGGGCTATCAAGGGCATGGGTGAGAAATTCGCTGCCAATCCGGTTACTGGCACTGGTTCGATGTCCGTGCCCCTTGCTCTCAGTCCGGGACGGGCCGGTTTCGGCCCTCAGCTCTCCCTCTCTTATGATTCCGGTTCCGGCAACGGCCCTTTCGGTTTTGGCTGGAGCCTCTCTCTCCCCGCCATCACCCGTAAGACCGACAAGGGCCTGCCGCAGTACAACGATGCTACCGAATCTGACGTGTTCATTCTTTCCGGGGCGGAAGATTTAGTCCCTGTCCTCAATTCGAACGGCGAACCTTGGAGCGAAACGCACCCTGTTGGCGACATCAGCTATCTTGTCCGCCGCTACCGCCCCCGTATTGAAGGACTTTTCGCCCGGATTGAACGTTGGGAGGGGCAGGATAGCCCCGACGATGTCCACTGGCGGTCCATCTCCAAAGACAATATCCTGACCATCTACGGCCCGGACAGCAAATCACGCATCCATGACTCTGCTGATCCGGGCCGCATCTTTTCTTGGCTGATTGCCGAAACCCGCGATGACAAGGGCAATGCGGTCATCTACAAATATAAGGCCGAAGACAGCAAGGCGGTTGATCTCAGTCAGACCCATGAACGCAATCGGGATGATGACAGCAGGGGAGTCAACCGCTATCTAAAACGCATCCTCTACGGTAACCCGAAGCCGCTACTGGACGAAAAAGGCAAACGTCCGTTGTTCCTTACCGCTGACCAGCGCGAAAAGGATGACTGGATGTTCGAGGCGGTCTTTGATTACGGCGAGCACGACCCAATCAATCCGACTCCGGGCGAGGGAGAAAGCAACCCCTGGTTCTGTCGCCCTGATCCCTTTTCCTCGTACCGGGCCGGGTTTGAGGTGCGCACCTATCGCCTCTGCCAGCGGGTGCTGATGTTTCATCATTTTCCTGACGAGGACGGGGTAGGTGCAAACTGTTTGGTGCGCTCCACAGATTTCACCTACCGTTATGAAACCGAGGCTGGCAAGAATAGTCCAGCCAATCCTATCTACAGCTTTCTGGTATCGGTCACGCAGAGCGGCTATCAGAGGAAGGAGGACGGCGGTTATCTCAAAAAGAGCCTGCCGCCACTGGAATTTGAGTACAGCCGACCGATTGTGCAGAAAACGGTGGAGGAGGTTGACCCGACCAGCTTAGAGAATCTGCCGATCGGCGTAGACGGGGCCGCCTATCAATGGACTGACCTGCACGGCGAAGGCATTCCCGGCATCCTGAGCGAGCAGGCCGGGGCCTGGTTTTACAAACGCAACCTCAGCCCCATGAGTAAGGAGTATAGGAAGCGTTTTAGATCAACAGAAGAAAAGCCGGTACTCTTTTCGCCCCTGGAGCAGGTCGCGGTCAAACCCAATCTCTCTCTTGTCTCCGGGGCGCAGTTCATGGATCTGGCCGGAGACGGCCAACAGGATCTGGTGCTTCTGGATGATCCGGCTCCGGGCCTGTACGAACATGACCAGGAAGAGGGCTGGAATGCCTTCCGACCCTTCACCTCCCGCCTTAACCGCAGCAGCCGTGATCCCAACCTGCGTTTCGTGGATCTGGATGGGGACGGCCATGCGGATATCCTGATCACCGAGGATGATGCTTTGGTCTGGTATCCCTCCCTTGGCGAGGAAGGCTTTGGCCCGGCCCGCCAGGTGGCCAAGGCCCTGGATGAGGAGAAGGGGCCGCAGCTGGTCTTTGCCGACGGCACCGAGTCCATCTATCTTGCCGATCTCAGCGGTGACGGCCTCACCGATCTGGCACGTATCCGCAACAGTGAGGTCTGTTACTGGCCCAATCTGGGTCATGGCCGGTTCGGGGCCAAGGTGACGATGGATAATGCCCCCCTGTTCGACCACCCGGATCAGTTCAACCAGCAGCGCATCCGCCTGGCTGACATTGATGGCAGTGGCACCACGGATATCATCTACCTCCACGCCGAAGGGGTGCGCTTGTACTTCAACCAGTCCGGCAACTCGTGGAGTAAACCCCAGCAGCTGGCCGTTTTCCCGCCCACAGATAATCTGTCTGCGGTTAATGTCACCGATCTGCTGGGCAACGGCACGGCCTGTCTGGTCTGGTCATCTCCACTGCCCGGAGCATCCGGTCGCCAGATGCGCTATGTTAATTTGATGGGCGGGCAAAAGCCGCATCTGATGATCAGGACGATCAACAACATGGGCGCAGAAACCCGCGTCGAGTACGCCCCCTCGACCAAATTCTATTTACAGGACAAGCTGGACGGCAGGCCGTGGATCACCAAGCTGCCTTTCCCGGTGCATGTAGTGGAGCGGGTGGAGACCCTTGACCGGATCAGCGGCAACCGTTTTGCCAGCAGCTACGCCTATCATCATGGCGATTTTGATGGCGTGGAGCGGGAGTTTCGCGGCTTCGGCATGGTGGAGCAATGGGACACTGAGGAATTTGGAGGCTTGCTGGAGGACGGAACGGCGGCGACCAACCACGACCCTGCCTTTCAGATGCCACAGGTCCATACCAAGACCTGGTTCCATACCGGTACTTGGCTGGAGCGGGACCGGATCAGTCAGCAGTATGCCCGGGAATACTATGGTGCCCCGCAGCCGGGGACAGCGGATTACGAGATAAGGTTGGCTGATTTTATGGCAGAGGAGTTGCTGCCCGATACTGTCCTGCCCCCCGGACTCAGCGTAGAGGAAGCCCGCGAGGCCTGTCGCTCCCTCAAGGGGGCCATGCTCCGCCAGGAGGTCTATGCCTTGGATGGCAGTGACAAAGAGGAACATCCCTACACGGTTACAGAACAAAATTTTACGATTCGGCTCCTGCAAGGCAGGGGGGATAACCCGCACGGGGTCTTTTTCACCCATCCCAGAGAGGCGATCAGCTTTCATTACGAGCGTGATCTGGCTGATCCTCGGATCAGCCATGCCCTGACTCTGGAGGTGGATGAGTATGGTAATGTGTTGAAAGAGGCGGCAGTGGGGTATGGACGCAGACAAAGCCCGCTTGCAGAGTCAACAGACAGGGAAAAACAGGAACAGCGGTTTATCACCTACACTGAAAACCGGGTCACCAAGGCGATTAAGGAGACGGATACCTACCGAACCCCGCTCCCTTGCCAGACCCTCACCTTTGAACTGACAGGATACCATCCCACCGGCCCGGCTGGTCGCTATCAGGCTGCGGATTTTGTTGAGCCTGATCCTGCCAAGCCCGGTTGCCTGCTTCATATTTTCACCGACGAAGTCGCGTATCAGGAAAAGGCCACAGTCAACCCCTGTCGTCGTCCCATTGAACAGGTGCGTACTCTTTACCGGCCTGACGACTGCGGCGCGGTGGATAATGATCCGCAGGCTCTGCTGCCGTTTGGTACAGTCGAACCGCTGGCCCTGCCCGGCGAGTCCTATAAACTGGCCTTTACCTCGGAACATCTGAATCAGGTCTTTCAACGGCCTTATGCCCAAGAACTACCTGCCGGAGAATCAGCAGAAGAACTCCTGCCGACCGGACTTGCCGAACTGCTCCGAGCAGACAACCTTGTTCCGCCTGCCGCTGAAGCAATCAATGGCAAAGGCGGCTACGTGGATCTGGACAACGATGGCCGCTGGTGGATTCCCACCGGACGGGTCTTCTTTTCGCCTGCCCCCAATGCCGACCCGGCAGCAGAGCTGGCTGCGGCCAGCCAGTCCTTTTTCACCCCGGTGCGCCATCGTGATCCCTTCGGTTATGGGACAATTGTGGAATTTGACCATTGGCTCTTGCCCTGCCGAACAGAGGATGCCTTGGGCAATACGGCCCAGGCGGAGAACGACTTCCGGGTGCTTCAACCTTGGCGGATGACGGACCCAAATGGCAATCGCACTGCCTTGGCCTTTGACACCTTGGGCATGGTGGTGGCAACGGCGGTCATGGGTAAGGAAGGGGAAACCGATCCTGCAAACATCGGCGATAGCTTGGAGAAGCCCACCACCCGGATGGAGTATGAGCTGTTTGCCTGGATGAATCATCAAAAGCCCAACTTTGTTCGTACCCTCAGCCGGGAGCAGCATAATACAGAAGACACGCCCTGGCAGGAAGCCTATCTCTATTCCGACGGCTTTGGCCGGGAATTACAGACCAAGATCCAAGCCGAGCCGGGATTGGCCCCCAAGCGGGAACCGCAGAATCCGGCAATCCCCTACACCCCCGGTGTACTTGAGTGGAATGAAGCAGACGATGAGCCGATTCAGGAGCATACAGAGTCTCGCTGGGTGGGCACCGGGCGGATTGTCTACAATAATAAGGGCAAGCCGGTCAAGCAGTATGAACCCTTTTTCAGCTCCACCCATCTCTATGAAGACGAGCCGGAGATGACCGACACCGGGGTCACGCCGGTGCTGTTCTACGATCCCCTGGGCCGGGTCATCGCCACCCTCCATCCCAATCATACCTATGAAAAGGTGGTCTTCGACCCCTGGCAGCAGGTCAGCTATGATGTCAACGATACTGTAGCCCCCAGTGAAGTTGTTCCACTGGAACAGACCGGCGATCCGCGTACCGACATGGACATCAGCGGTTATGTGGCTGAGTATTTCAATGCCCTGCTGATTGATCCTGCCGAGTCTTGGCAGACCTGGTATGAGCAGCGGATCAACGGGGCCTTGGGGTCCGAGGAGAAAAAGCGGCAGAACAGGCGGCGGCCCATGCCGACACCCCGACCACAGCCCATCTTGACAGCCTGGGCAGACCCTTTCTCACCATTGCCCATAACCGGGTTGTCTGCCCGGATCATAAGGATAACGGCACGGAAGATTTTCCGGAAACCCGAGTCGAGCTGGACATTGAGGGCAACCAGCGGGCCAGTGGAAGATGCCAAGGGTCGGATCGTGATGCGTTATGCGTACGACATGCTGGGCACGGTCATCCAGCAGGCGAGCATGGAGGCGGGGGAGCGCTGGGTCTTAAACGATATCGGCGGTAATCCCATCCGCACCTGGGACAGCCGGGGCTTCAGCCATAGGATGGAATACGATGCCCTGCGGCGACCTGTGGCTCATTATGTAAAGGATAATGATCAGCCGGAGCGACAGGTGGAAAAGACCATCTACGGCGATACGCCCTATGATGGAACTTCAGATACCTTGGAACAACCTGAGTTGAGCAACCATCGCGGCCAAGCTTATAAGGTTTTTGATAATGCAGGCGTGGTCACCAGTGAAGGCTATGATTTCAAGGGCAACCTGGTCCGCAGCAGTCGTCAGCTTCGAGAAAATTACACGGACACTGCGGACTGGCAGCAGCCTGATCTGGAAGAGGAGATATTCCGCAGCCGCAGCTGGTACGACGCCCTCAACCGACCTGTGCAGCTGATTGCACCGCACAGCAATCAAGGGGATGAAATTAAATTCGACATCATCCAGCCCGGTTATAACGAGGCCAACCTGCTGGAGCGGGTGGATGTTTGGTCCCAGCAAACCGTAGAACCGGACAGGCTACTTGACCCCAAAAAGGATATTGAGGGACTGCATCCGGCGGTGAAAAATATCGACTACGATGCCAAGGGTCAGCGGCAGCGGATTGAATACGGCAACGGGGCAATCACCCTCTATCAATATGACGAGGAAACCTATCGCCTGATCCGTCTCCTCACCACCAGGGGACAGGAGGAGGCTGACCCATGTCAACCAACCTATGACCCCCGCACCTGTGAAGATTTCCCGGAAGTGTGCAGCAGGTTAGCAGCCAACCGATGCGTGCTCCAGGATCTGCGCTATACCTATGATCCGGCAGGCAATATCACCCGGATTGAGGATCAGGCCCAGCAGCGCATCTTTTTCCGCAATCAATGCGTGGACCCCACCAGTACCTACACCTACGATGCCCTGTACCGGCTGATTGAGGCCAAGGGACGGGAGCATCTGGGAACGGTGGGGAATCCCAGTGCCTGGAATGATCCGGGCCGAACCGGCCTGCCCCTGCCCAGTGACTGCGGGGCCATGCGCAACTATACGGAACGCTATATCTATGATGAGGTGGGGAATTTTGAACACTTCATCCATAAGGCGCTTGGTGGTGATTGGCAGCGGGATTATCACTATGAGGTGGACAGCCTGTTGGCTGGGGAAAGCAAGGTCAGTAACCGCCTGAGCAAGACGATCCTGCACCCCAACGGGGACGCACCAAGGACATCCTTGTACAACTATGATGAGCACGGCAATATGGACATGCCTCATCTGGAGTCAATGGAATGGGATCATAATGACCAGCTGGCGGTCTCGGTGCGGCAGGACAAGAATAACGGTGGTACGCCGGAGACCACCTACTATGTCTACGATGCCAGCGGTCAGCGGGTGCGTAAGGTGACGGAGCGGCAGGCCGGGCCAGATGATAAGTCGGTGAACAAGAAGGAGCGCATCTATCTGGGTGGCTTTGAGGTCTACCGAGAGTACAAGGGCGGCAGTACCACCCCTACCAAGGAGCGACAGAGCCTGCATGTGATGGATGATAAGCAGCGCATTGCCCTGGTGGAGACCAAGACAGCTGGTCCGGCAGAGAATGGTGATCCTCTGCACACCCCGCTGGTGCGCTATCAGTTGGGCAATCATCTGGGATCGGCGAGCTTGGAGCTGGATGGGAAGGGGGCCTTGATTTCCTATGAGGAATATCATCCCTACGGCACCACGGCGTTTCAGCTTCATTCTTCAGAGGTGAGCCGGAAGCGGTATCGGTATACCGGGATGGAGCGAGATGAGGAGACCGGGTTGAATTATCACTCGGCTCGGTATTATGCGTTGTGGTTGGGGCGGTGGTGTAGTTGTGATCCAGAATATCTCATTGACGGTGCTAATCTCTATTTATATTGTCAAGTTAATCCAGTAATAAAAAATGACTTAGAGGGGAAAAGCGGACGTTCCCCATTAACGTCATTTGAAAAATCGTGGTTTATGCATATTGCTATCCCATTTCTTTCCGTTAAATCTCATGGCAATAGGGCAGTTTCGCTTCGCCGGAGAATATTATTATTAGCTCGTGCACGTGAAGAAAGTTTAGGACATTCGCAAGTAATCAAATCAGGAGAAATTTTCTATAAGAAACCTGAAGGATATAATATTTTTAACATACAAGTGTCCAGCAGTACTGAGATAGGGGTAGGTTCGCAAGGTATAAAACCAAGGTGGCGTATGGAATGGTTGCCGCTAAGGGAAGAAGTAACAGCTGAGAAAGAAAAAGAACTAATAGCGACAGATCCACGTCACTATCAATATAATGAAAAAGGGGAACTGCGTCAATATCGTCGTATTAGGACCAATATACCACTATATAGTAGTATTCAAGAAGCGACTCGCGTACAGCTTGAGTATCTAAAAGAGAGATACCCTGGAGCTTACAGCGCGTTAGTTAACTCTAATGAAACTGATTTAGCATTTTATAATGGTTTGAAAGGATATGGGACCAATAAGCACTTTCAAACTGGGCAAGCACTTATGCAGCATGAGGCTTCAATAGTAAAAAGAATTTATGAAATAATAGCGTTATATGTTGCAGAGAGAACTCCCGAATTGGAAAGAGAGCTTAAATCTGAAATTGACAGATATAATTACGCAGTACAACAGCTCAGTGAACACCAGGCGAATAAAGAGGAAAATGCTGACCCTGAGTTACTGTGTAATGAAGATGAAATTGCATTTCTCACATCCGAAGTTGAGGAAAGTACGAAAAGAATTGCTCAGTTAAAAACTGAAGAACGAGTCCTTCAAGAATTATCAACTCTGGCAAATCAAAACCAAAAACCATAA